Within Citrus sinensis cultivar Valencia sweet orange chromosome 1, DVS_A1.0, whole genome shotgun sequence, the genomic segment TAGATGACCGTGATTCCCCTCATCATCATCTCAAAACGTCACTGGATGTGATGACACTGCCTGGCACTAAAAGTTCAGATATAGAGTGGTGGGAGACACAGGAACGTGGTGATCAAGTGGGCTCAACTGATGAAACTGGGCAAGTTGGTCCACGTGCTTCATGCCGTTGTCAGGTTTGTTGTTCCTCATGTAGACATCCGAAACATTTTCATTGTAGACCAAACATGTGCAGCTTACCTTAAGGTTTCTGATAATGTCATTAAGCTCCTCTGATCTCATGGTTACTATTTACTTTGAGGTTTTAATTTGGTGTATTTTCTCTCCAACTGCAATAATAAGATgctctatttattttttggcatGTATgctatatataaatttacaagttttacaAGGGATACATTTAATCCTCATTGGTTTTTCAATTGGCCAATGTGTTTTCTTGTTTGTCTGTTATTGTCTGTTACCAATTTTACTGTTTCTCCTCCTGAATTACTTTTGTATTGTTAACTAAGACTTTATATCCTCTGCCATTCATTAATTGCCTCGATTTTTTCAGATTATCAGGAGTGTCAGTCAATGGTCTGCTGGAACTAGCCAACTTGAAGAAAGCATTCATTGTGCTTATTGTTCCCTTATTGAGAAAGCAGAACACTTTATCTATATAGAGGTATATATTTGgagcttttattttataattatagctTCTTTTTCCATGGTAGCTGTAGCTTGTACAGCACCTCAATGCCAAATAGGGCCATAGGCCTGCCTGAAGCTCACCCTAAACTTTAGTCATCTATGCTGCTATCTCTCCGTAAACTTTACATCAGTTTTTCTCATGGCATGCCCTAAGCTCTCCTAGGTATAACTGTTTCAAATCAAGTCAGGATCAATCTCCTAGGTACATCTGTTTCAAATCAAGCCAGGATCAATCTCCTAGGTACATCTATTTCAAATCAAGCCAGGATCAATCTGAACATTCTAATCTCATTTTAGAGACAAGACTCAATTCATTCTGAGCcaattcatttgtttatcTAGGATGCTTCCTTGATAAAATGCAGTGATTTATGGTAAAACTGATGAAGAGATGAAAGGAAGAAACAACTTTTTTGGAATgacttgtaaaaaaaattgaacggTTCTTATAATGAAGGGAAAGGTCGTGAGGCTGTAATTTTAGTAGAATGAATCAATCAACACACGAAGCACATTGAAAACTGAAGTAGTTGGGAAGTTTTGCCTTCTTCTGAAATGATTATACTCTTTTATCTgtggaaatttttcatgacaagtatttttatacttttcaATCTATTGTTCTTTATGTAATGTTTTCCCTGTTTCCTTACCTGAACTGAAGGAGGTTTGCGAACTTGTTTTATATGGTTTATCATCCTGACTGTTGTTTAAACCTCGGGCAACATGTTCCCAgaatcaatttttcatttcaggACTTTCAGGAGATGAAATTATACGGAATCGTGTTTTGGAAGCATTATACCGACGTATATTACGAGCCTACAACGAAAAGAAGTGTTTTAGGGTTATTATTGTCATACCTCTGCTGCCAGGTTTCCAGGTTCTAATCCTTGCATGATAATATTGTGAAATTGGAATTTAAGCTGGTTATTTTTATACTGAAACTGAATCCTAAGCTTCACAGGGTGGTGTTGATGATGGTGGTGCGGCGTCTGTTAGAGCCATAATGCACTGGCAGTACCGAACCATTTGCAGAGGACAGAATTCGATATTGCATAACCTTTATGCCCTTCTTGGTCCAAAGACTCATGATTACATTTCTTTCTATGGTCTTAGGGCTTATGGTAGACTTTTTGAGGATGGTCCAGTGGCCACCAGTCAGGTATTGTCTTTAACCAATACAAATGCTATATGCATCTGTTGTCAAATTAATTCCCTGATATATTGGCAAATGTTGGTCATGCTTTTTCACAATGATCTACAATTTCTTGGTAACATAATTTTCGAAAGGTTGAGTGCAGATCATGATTCATGAATATTTGAGTTGATTCATTGTGTTCTAATTCTTTTGCAGGTCTATGTACATAGTAAAGTTATGATAATTGATGACTCAATTGCTTTGATTGGATCAGCCAATATCAATGACAGGAGTTTACTTGGTTCAAGAGATTCTGAGGTATCAGTtggtttatatttatttattcttaggTGGGAACTTACTGACCTTAAAGTTAATTAGCTAAAACTGCTAAGGAAATGCATGGAGATCTTTTGACCAGTCCAAAATCTGATGCtcagaaatattaaaatcttccatcACTTAAATTTTCCATTGATGACATGAGAGTTATTTCAGATTGGAGTACTAATTGAAGACAAAGAGTCAGTAGATTCATTTATGGGAGGAAAACCATGGAAGGCTGGAAAGTTATGTTTGAGTCTTCGGCTTTCGCTTTGGTCTGAACATCTTGGTCTTCGTTCAAGGGAGGTTAGTAACTCAACCATTTACTTTCCCGTAAACACGTATATGCATTATAAGAGCATTACTTGCCAAGCCCTAAGAGCATCTAATGTTACTCAGCTGATTCTGAATTCTTTGACCATTATTTCCTCCCGTAGGTCAATCAAATAATTGACCCGGTCATTGATTCAACTTACAAAGATATATGGGTTGCAACAGCAAGGGTGAGCTGAAGATATTGTTCATTTGTGCTTCTGAGTTGTTTTTGCTTCCAAGAGTATTgacacatatatttttattcattggGCAGATGAATACCACCATCTACCAGGATGTCTTTTCTTGTGTTCCCAATGATCTTATTCACACTAGGTATGATTTGCTTGTGACTTATTTCCTTCACCTACTTGCATCGTGCTAATTTATCATCGTGTTTAAATACGATTTACATGCAGAGCTGCAATTAGACAAAACATTGCTTTTTGGAAGGAGAAACTTGGCCATACTACTATAGACTTAGGAATAGCTCCTCGGAATCTAGAATCTTATCAAAGTGGAGATATCCAAAAGACCGATCCCTTGGAGAGATTACAGGCAGTGCGTGGACATCTTGTTTCTTTTCCTTTGGATTTTATGTGCAAAGAAGATTTAAGACCCGTTTTTAATGAGAGCGAGTATTACGCAGCTCAAGTTTTTTACTGAGCTTAGAGAAAGCGCAGGGTTGATTTCCAATTTGCGGAAAAtcccctttttttaaaaaaaggcaaaatgcACAGAAACCACACGTACAGAGAAATAGACGCAGAGAGGGGCATATTGTTTTTACACTTGCCCCTTGAGAAACCAATTTGGAACCGGCCATTGTATAAAAGTCTTCAAGAATactaatttataatacaatgTTGTCCTTTTCTTATCAATAACTGTTGTCACTTTGTCTATTGTTTCTCGTTTATTAAAGAATTGTGTGGCTGTGTTTTGCTAAAACCTCCACAGATCACCAAACAATTTGAATGCCCTCATATAGTTTAAGAACCACAGCACCTTAGGATGGTTCTATTGGAATATTAAACAAGAAAAGGATGTATCTACAAGCCTTCAACAAACGCGACAGGCACCGGCCACTTTACGGAACAAAAATCTGGTTATTGTCCATGTGCTTCAAGCCTTCAACTTTATTTTTGCACTAAAAAAGTTGTGGATTTAATCAAAAGGGTTTGCAATCATATGTTTCCATTGACCTTCAGAATCCACGGCCCCCCGCAATCTAGCGGCTTTCGTTTAGCCCCGTGTTTGGTACCTTTATTAAAGCACAAAAATGATATCTTATcttctcaaaataaaatagactCTATTGATAAATTTGGTTTTAGgaaattaaatcatcattagACACTAAACCAAccatcttatttttaattcaacaaaCCTTCACAATCATCATTTCAATAATCGTTTAGTTAACAACTCCGCTAGATATAGTTCTTTACTCGCATCCAATTTCACCCACAgaaatatcttaattaattaccgtttaacttataaattaatatgtttttgaCCGACTTTACTTGTATATTCCAATTTGATTGTCATAATGTCATATTAAACCACGTCGTAGGTTAGTGGGCATGACGTTCGATCTTAAGGGTCCCCTCCGAAATGTCTAAAATACCCATCGTAATTGCATTATTTGGTAGTCAAAGTTAGGGCGTTGTAGTAATTTCATTCGTCAAGGCCATACAACATTACGTCGATGCACTTTAAAAGCTTTTGCAATTTGGAGGCAACAAACAATGGAGTATAAGCGACACGAAGCTCATTCCTGTTCAACTATTTGCGGGGTGACGTGATATTCCGGCCGTTGACACCATCTTCGCTGCCCAGGTGTCCACTTTCAGACAAACAACTGATCATTTTCCTGACCGTAACAAAGGGTTTGTGTTATATGGAAtttgttctcttttctttttcatcctTCGTTTGTATGGAATACATGGTGATGTTATTGTAATGCAGAGacaatatataaatatcaatatgaTTTTTCCGTCTCTCATCGATGGGTTGGCGAGGACTGTGTCGATCAAGAGAGGGAAGAATTGTCGAAATGATTCCGGAAGAGAAGCTGCAGAAGCTTTGGCAAAATCTGCAAGAAAGAATGAGTTGATGTTGAGTTCTTCGGGCATTGTTAAGTCCAATAAGTCTAGTAACTTCGCCTCTGTTTGCTCCAAACGAGGCCAGAAAGGAATCAATCAAGATTGCGCCATTGTCTGGGAGGTAAGAACAATACAACTAAACTAATAAAGTGTCCCACTTCATGCATAGTTtgctaatttttatatatttgctTATTATTATAGGAATTTGGATGCCAAGAGGACATGGTGTTTTGTGGGATATTTGATGGGCACGGACCATGGGGTCATGTTGTGGCCAAAAGGGTCAGAGAATCAGTGCCTTATTCATTGCTGTGCAATTGGCAAGAAACATTACTATCTTCAACTTCACCTGCCATGAATCTCGATCTTGATGGGAATCGAAACGTTCCTCAGTATGACATATGGAATCAATCTTGCTTGAAAACTTATGCTGCTATTGACCAAGAGCTTAAGCAGCATACTGGGATTGATTCTTTCCGTAGCGGTACCACAGCCCTGACCATTGTTAAACAGGTTCAATACTTAAAAAATCCCTCTCGCGTAGTGATGAGAAATAGCTAATAGTTGAATCAAATTTCTCCTTAGTTTTGATTTCTCTTCAGGGTGAAAGTCTTGTGGTAGCAAATGTTGGGGATTCTCGGGCTGTGTTAGCAACTCTTTCTGATGACGGCGATTTGGTACCCTTTCAGCTTACCGTAGACTTTAAGCCAAATATACCAGGTCGGTTCTCAATTGTCTCATCTTCTCTTCGATATTTCTGCCTCGTGTAGGTGTATATATGTGTACGTGTTTTAAGGTCTCCGTACGTGTTCTTGTCTTCACTGGCCTATACAGAGGAAGCGGAGCGAATAACGCAGTCCAAAGGGCTTGTGTTTTGCTTAAATGATGAGCCGGGCGTATACAGAGTCTGGATGCCGAACGGTGAGACTCCGGGGCTAGCCATGTCAAGAGCCTTGGGTGATTACTGTGTCAAGGACTATGGCCTAATCTCTGTGCCCCATGTAACGCAAAGAAACATAACAACACGAGACCAATTTGTCATTCTGGCATCAGACGGGGTACGTATTCACAAATTAGAATTATCTTTTGATCTGAACTAACGTCAATGTTTGAAAGATCAATTATGGATTTTTCTTCAGGTTTGGGATGTGATTTCGAACCAAGAGGCGGTGGAGATTGTTTCTTCAATAGTGGATAGGGAAAAGGCAGCTAAAAGATTGGTGGAATGTGCTGTTCGGGCATGGAAATATAAGAAACGAGGCATTGCAATGGATGATATTTCTGCCATTTGTCTCTTCTTTCACTCCTCATCGTCCCCTCAAAATGTGGAGCACAATTTGAAGGATTCAAAACTGCAGGCTGGCATttgaatgaatttgaaaacaagAGCTGCTTCTCGGCTGTTGTTTCTGTTGCCAAAGTACTACTTGTATGTATACATATGTCGGCGTTTTGTACGCGACAgtctaatataaaattacacaTGAGAGAACACAGAAGTTGAAGTGACCCAAGATTAACGTAACATTGTTTCCAATGCTTTGGTTGCATCTTGTTTGCAACATCatgatttcattttcatataatGGCATTTACTATCACCAAATTGTACATCTATGTTGTGgctattattaaattataatataaactaCCCGATAATTATTCAATGCGTATTTGTTAGTAACATTTACATTAGAGAACTTCAAGATATATCTAATGTGGTGGAGGAGATCTAATAACAAAAGAAGGAAGAAATGAGATGATATATTTACATAGaatcattatatattataaatttccacatgttttaaaatatgaatttgataCATGATTAAATTGgaactaaataataaatgtaatataattccacaattaaattttaaaacgcGTGAACTTTCCACCTAATATTCTTGATGGATAACCAACCGTgattaaatgtaaattttttttttcaagtacaATTGAGAAACTCAAAAGATATATGCATAATTTTACAGAAGGATGAAAATATTCCAAACTTGATTAAAGAAGAATGCTTTATATATGTAACTTGTACATTAGTAATGGTTTTGTAGGAAATGGACAAATGaagacaaaaacaaaattactcATAATTAAGGggataaattataaataggaaaattatcaattgtataccttattatcaaatttactACAATACTTTTAGGGTATATCAGTCATTCATcttaagttgacaaaatatattGTCGTTCACCAAACCTTAGTTGCCGTTTAAATATGATGACGTCAGAGGGGTAATATgatcttttcatatgatacaagtgataatttaaaggtatataaataaaaaaaatttaagggcATACAAGtactaatttttaaagataaaattatcaatttactttaatttcattaactttcaaaaatcaattaacaatttaatggTCAGCAagtaacttttattaatttaggaTAAATGATTAATacattcttaaaatattataatattttttataaatgcaTAAATTTAGGATATccgaatgataatttttgttaagacACTTTCATGGGACACGTGCATTGCATGTGATTAATCTTCATAGAcgaatttactaaaaaaaccCCACGTTGTAACCAAAATGTCAACTACGTCCTCCGGCCACGACCTTTCGACACGACGACACAACCACCCCCACCGGCTCCTCTTCTCTTATGAGCACCTCCGCTTATATCCGCCACACCTGTCCACTCGCGTCGTTCGCGTGCATACCACGCTCCAAAGCCTTCTCATTCCAACTCCGGGTGTCGACACACCCTCCACTACACTCCTCTCACTGTAAACTCCACCGCCGCCGTCCTCCGCCAATGTCCTCCGACCACGCCGGAACGAATTTCCCGGCTAACAAGCTGGAGCCGATTCAGCTTAACGATGAGTCTGATTTTTACCAAATCACCTCCCCCGATGGTCTCATTTCCATTTCTGGCTTCGGTTCACTCCTCTCCGGTACGTATAATTGGCCAATTGCCATATCAATCATAATTGATGATcgttttttttgttctttttgaaAGTATGCAATACGGTGCGTTTTGCGAGCAGAGAATAGTGCGAGAAGTACGTTCCCAAATCTGATCAACTTCAGAGTGGCGAAGCTGCACGGATTCCGCCGCGTGTTCGCTCACGTGGCTCCGATCTTCTTCGAGCGTGGCATTGCCAAACCTAAAACTAAGGTCACTTTAAATCTGACACGTGtcgcttaatttttttccatttgttACAATCTGTTTGTTTGCTGaggaaattataaaagattgaAAGTTTGAAATGAATTCAGGAGATTTCGAGCTTGAGTGTGGAACCATGTGAAGGACAGACACTGATTGTTActgtttttgaaattaaaaaatcagaGGTATAAAATTGGAAGAGCTATGTACTATGGTTTGCTCATTTTTGGTTTCAGATTCTGAATGTTCAGAGTGATACTGAATTTGTTGTTAATCTCTACAAAGTCAGATTCCGGCATTCATCAAACGAGAGCATGAGTTTCGTTTTCTAGCTGTAAGTCGGGTTTACTATCTTTTTGTTAGTTTCAATTTCTGGTATTAAGTTTCATCTATTCATGCATAGTTTCCTCTCTATAGGTTTCACCGGAAACACTTGATGGGAAGCCTTTTACCAATCGCGCGGTATGTAAATTTGACTATATATGTGGCAGTTTTATCTCATTCTGTCTCTTTTGATTGGGTCTGGCATGCAGGTGCTGTGTGCTCGATCTAGTGATGAGGAGTTTTTCCAAATTAGATGCAAAGGTAATTATCTTCGGCGCTCTTGTTGTCAGAAGTGTTTGAGAAACTTCGTATGGGATCTATATTTAGCTTTTTTAGAACAGATGATGTTGCTGTGGCAATTTTATATCTCAGTTTGGTTTCCCATTGTATCAACCCACTGGCTAGTTTAGTGGCTCTTTCTTGTTTGTTGTTTCTGAAAAGTTGGCATAGACTTCGAATTACATCAGATATGTTTCATGATTGGAATTAAGGCTCTCTGTATAAGCATATCAAATACCATGTATGAGGACTGTTGAGATTACCTTATGTTGTTCATTTTGGGTAAcgtatatttttcaaatttctgcATCTTGAATTTGtcgtcattttcttttcatctctCTCTGTAGCACACTCTATATCCTTGCTATTTTTGTTGGCAGGAAGCAAAGAGAtatattttcatcattatgGGCGATACAACATTGATAAGATTTGGAGGGATGATATCTTACCTTGCCGTGTTTATCTTCGGCATTGGTAAGTGCTGCGTTTTATGTTTGCCTATTTATTCTATAAACTTATCATGAGTAGACTGCTGCGTGTACTCATAACCAAACTTATTCATGAAGCTAATGACTGATGTCTTGAAGTACTCTAATAGTCAAttgcatgaatttttttaataaaaaaatctcctGAGAAGCCAAAGCCTTCAAATGCATGCATACCCACAGGAATATTTACAGAAAAATTATAGCTTTGATGCCTCTCATTGATCTGGGTTTAAAACTTTTAGCGACATCTAGTGGcaaataataatcttttgcTTTgctgcctttttcttcttctttttttttttccagtcaTTGCTGTTTTATTTCACCCTGCCCAGTATGCTTTAGCAGCTTCCACAAACTTGGTCATTCCTTGCATCAAGAGCTGTAAACTCTATTTGCCATGCTAGTATCTCTACTCTAAACTGAACTTGTTGAAATGCCTCTGTAGTGTGTTGGCAGCCAAGAATCTTGGAGATGAAGCTTACAACAACTTTCTGGATCACACCTCTCTTGGAGACTGCAAAACAACCATCCGTGAATACTTGGCAACAACTGGAGCAGGCATCATGGAAGAGGAGCCTCCAGAATCCCTCAAGACTCGCTACGGTGGGTAATTGCAATAGAAAGGGCTGACAATTCTGCAGAGaagtttttattgtatttggACATGAAGACAAGCAACGGTACttcaatcatggccattgatgtgtttaaAGTTCGACAATAAACCTGAGGGGACTTGCTTTGTTATATtgcattattgttattgaatCTGCAAAATGCAAACTGGAGAATAAAACAAATCTTCCTGTGATTGTTAGTTGTTACAAGAATATATTAGATTATTAGTCCCCCTACATGTGGGGTAACAATGTTTTGAGACTCCAGTGAATCCAACACTAAATATTGGGTTTTGATTGTTCAAGATTGACACGATAATTGAACAGGTTGGGTTTGTTTATTGCAATTGCAGAGAAGGGGGAACAGTAAACTTAATCCCACAAGAAACCTTGTGTCCCTGTAAGAGCTGAGTGCTAGAAGAAGATAAACATCTATCACACATTGAAATTTAGCGTGACGGAAGCTATATTTCAGACTCCATAAATTCAGCTATAGCAACAGCATCAAGATGGCAGGAGATAATTGGTAAAATACTGGTTTTGTCCTATTGGTCAAAATAGAAATGTTCTCAAAAGTATATTCTTGTGGATTTTGTAATTGAGCATTATTGTGGATTGAATGGAAGAAAAACAACAGTATTAAAATAACCTTCTAAATCACagtaaaatatcatttttctgaTGAAGATACTGGAAGAAGAATGATCTTACATTGGTGTGACGGTGACTCGTGAGTGACAAATATAGCGAATTCctttatgattaatttcacattttaAGATAACTAAACAAGATCaatgttaaataatatttgaacATTATCCGCAGATGTCCTACTTCGGTTTCGTAGCTTTTTTATGCAGCAATTGTTTTGCACAGATGATGAAGGCAGCAAATCCCACATCGGTTTCCAAGTGAGGTCAAGGGTTGGGAGCAGCTATTTAAAATCCACGAGACGACGTTGAAACCCAATAACCCAGTCCTGTCAGGGGTGAAGGGTGACTCGTCAATGATCGTTTAGAGACGGCGGGTCGTGCCAACACCTTGTGAAACGAACACACTGTCTTGAGACGAGTGAGTTCCCACCCTACTTCGGTGGAGCTCGCCCGTCAATTTTTGGAAGCCCTCGCCTTAGGGCCGGGCCTCACAAATCCCTAATTCTCAACGCAATTTCGTTTTTATTCGCTGAGTACGGTATTTCTTGACAAGGGGCATATTTTTAGAGGATGTGTTGGCAAATAACTTTTTACAATACCTTGTACGCTTGTGCTAAAAGCTGATCATATATATCACTCAGAATTCGAAACGCATTTCATTATCTCACAATTTTCTATTCTTGTAATATTACACAATTACAGGCGGCTTCTTTTTGAAGTTCACTGACTAGCAGCTCTATCATCTTCTTATACATGGGCATATAATGATCATTAATCATCGTTCTTGAAAGCCGGATTTTATTGTACAGTTTTCTCGGCGTCTCATATATACCAACTCGTTCCTCAACTGGACTGTCACCATCCAAGTTGGTAGTATCAGATGAAGGTACAGAGACAACATGCATGATTCTGCCAGGGGGATAAAAGTGATGGCTTTCCGTAACATCTGATGAAGAAATGGAAGTTATGCTTTCAGATGCTTCGGCTAgaacattttcttcttctgtaATTTCTTTTACTGCAGCAGCTTCTTCTTCCTGAGCTTGAACATCGACTTTGTTTTCCTGCCTCTTGAGTTCCTTCTCTAACTGGTACCATAACTCGCCTTCAGAAATGTTTTCCACATTGGATCTAGTAATGCATCCATCCACCGAAATGAGCTCTTCATCTTCGTCTGTATCATCATTTCCCAATCCACTACTTGAAGAATGATATTCTATTTCAGAGTGCACAGAATCATTTGTTACCACAGCAGTCATACCACCAGCTTCAGAGCAAGTTTCAGTTATTAGAGGAGCGTCAGGAATATCCTCAACTTTGGAGGTTGACAATGGACCCACAGTTCGTCTACGTGGACCTATGCAAGACCATGATGACAGAGATGGGCGGGTTTTGACCACAGCTTCAGCAACATTCTTTGCACGCTTCATTACAACCTAAAATTTTCCAAGCATAAATCAAATGTTATAGTCTCAACATAGAAGCAACAACTCAGAGGGAGGGGAGAAGCTGCAGGAAGAACCTTGGATGGAAGTTTAATATTCTACCATAAGTAATTCAGAAGACTCAAATTAATGTGTCAGGATAACCATTACGTCATGCTCAATTCATGGCAAACAAAGGAAAACATTATGAAAGTCGCATTACTAGATGAGTGGCCTAGACATTACCTGAGTAATGTTGGAGACAGGTCGTAGAAGAGCACCTGCACCAACAACCCTAGCTCTTGCACTAGCTATAGAAGGTAAGCGAGACCCCAAAGCAGATGCTGAACGATAAACAACATTCAGGACCCTTGTACGTTCGACCTGGTCCCTCAAATCATTTAACCAAGATGATGCTGTGACCTgataagaatttgaaaaaggaTTGTGACATTAAA encodes:
- the LOC102626354 gene encoding probable protein phosphatase 2C 34, yielding MIFPSLIDGLARTVSIKRGKNCRNDSGREAAEALAKSARKNELMLSSSGIVKSNKSSNFASVCSKRGQKGINQDCAIVWEEFGCQEDMVFCGIFDGHGPWGHVVAKRVRESVPYSLLCNWQETLLSSTSPAMNLDLDGNRNVPQYDIWNQSCLKTYAAIDQELKQHTGIDSFRSGTTALTIVKQGESLVVANVGDSRAVLATLSDDGDLVPFQLTVDFKPNIPEEAERITQSKGLVFCLNDEPGVYRVWMPNGETPGLAMSRALGDYCVKDYGLISVPHVTQRNITTRDQFVILASDGVWDVISNQEAVEIVSSIVDREKAAKRLVECAVRAWKYKKRGIAMDDISAICLFFHSSSSPQNVEHNLKDSKLQAGI
- the LOC102625855 gene encoding uncharacterized protein LOC102625855 yields the protein MSTSAYIRHTCPLASFACIPRSKAFSFQLRVSTHPPLHSSHCKLHRRRPPPMSSDHAGTNFPANKLEPIQLNDESDFYQITSPDGLISISGFGSLLSENSARSTFPNLINFRVAKLHGFRRVFAHVAPIFFERGIAKPKTKEISSLSVEPCEGQTLIVTVFEIKKSEIPAFIKREHEFRFLAVSPETLDGKPFTNRAVLCARSSDEEFFQIRCKGSKEIYFHHYGRYNIDKIWRDDILPCRVYLRHCVLAAKNLGDEAYNNFLDHTSLGDCKTTIREYLATTGAGIMEEEPPESLKTRYGG